The Muricauda sp. SCSIO 65647 genome includes a region encoding these proteins:
- the mfd gene encoding transcription-repair coupling factor, with amino-acid sequence MTKSSILPLFEQSPQLWKLQEAIAQSEKNISVKGLVGSSLSFMIVHTFKTAERPFLVLLNDKEEAAYYLNDLELLLGNKDVLFYPGSYRRPYQIEETDNANVLLRAEVLNRINSRKKPAVIVTYPDALFEKVVTRKELEKNTLKMRVGDNLSLDFLNETLFEYEFQRVDFVTEPGEFSVRGGIVDVFSFSHDEPYRIEFFGDDVDSIRTFDVETQLSTDQVKKIAIIPNVENKFLQESRESFLKYIKPDTVIFAKNPSLAYGRIDSFFEKAKEEFSKLSKEIKHSRPSELFVTSELLKNQLQDFTVVELNSGEVAPIDRLSVTFHTQPQPAFNKKFDLLIQDLNEKHEAGYTNYIFCASEQQAQRFHDIFEEVEQEVHYKTVVFPIYQGFIEQDLKIACYSDHQIFERYHKFHLKNGYAKKQAITLKELNKLEVGDYVTHIDHGIGKFGGLQKIEVEGKQQEAIKLIYGDRDILYVSIHSLHKISKYNGKDGAVPKIYKLGSAAWKKLKQKTKSRVKKIAFDLIKVYAKRRLEKGFQYGPDSYLQHELEASFLYEDTPDQAKSTEDIKKDMESERPMDRLICGDVGFGKTEVAIRAAFKAIDNGKQVAILVPTTILAFQHNKTFKERLADMPVTIDYLNRFRTAKEKRDILERLEQGKIDIIIGTHQLVNKNVQFKDLGLLIVDEEQKFGVSVKDKLKSIKENVDVLTLTATPIPRTLQFSLMAARDLSVINTPPPNRYPIESQVIRFNEETIRDAISYEIQRGGQVFFIHNRIENIKEVAGMVQRLVPDAKIGIGHGQLEGKKLEQLMLGFMNGTFDVLVSTSIVENGLDVPNANTIFINNANNFGLSDLHQMRGRVGRSNKKAFCYFITPPYEVMTPHARKRIEALAQFTELGSGFNIAMKDLEIRGAGDLLGGEQSGFINEIGFETYQKILNEAIEELKENEFKELYDEVEGDKPKTFVKDLQLDTDFELLFPDDYINNITERLSLYTELNEVKDEAGLQRFETKLVDRFGELPPHAVDLLNSVRIKWIATHIGLEKVVLKKKKFIGYFIADQQSDFYQSDTFTRVLHYVQKHPQKCKLKEKQTRNGLRLLLVFDEITNVEKAFRVLEPLHQQNGVVS; translated from the coding sequence TTGACCAAATCGTCCATTTTACCTCTTTTTGAACAGTCTCCACAACTTTGGAAACTGCAGGAGGCCATTGCCCAATCTGAAAAAAACATTTCCGTCAAAGGCCTGGTCGGCTCTTCGCTTTCTTTCATGATCGTGCATACTTTCAAAACCGCTGAACGACCTTTCTTGGTACTCTTGAACGATAAAGAAGAAGCGGCATATTACCTCAATGACCTTGAACTGTTGTTGGGCAACAAAGACGTACTTTTTTACCCAGGTAGTTACCGCAGGCCCTATCAAATTGAAGAGACAGACAATGCCAACGTGCTCTTGCGGGCCGAGGTACTGAACCGTATCAATTCAAGAAAAAAACCTGCGGTCATTGTCACCTATCCCGATGCGCTGTTCGAAAAAGTGGTGACCCGAAAAGAGCTTGAGAAAAATACGCTCAAAATGAGGGTGGGCGATAATCTGTCACTCGATTTCTTGAACGAGACACTCTTCGAATATGAGTTTCAACGCGTCGATTTTGTGACCGAGCCAGGAGAGTTCTCTGTCAGAGGTGGCATTGTCGATGTTTTCTCTTTCTCGCACGATGAGCCGTATCGTATCGAATTTTTTGGTGATGATGTTGACAGCATCCGCACGTTTGATGTGGAGACACAGCTATCGACCGATCAAGTAAAGAAAATCGCCATCATCCCCAATGTTGAGAACAAGTTTTTGCAAGAGAGCCGTGAGAGCTTTTTGAAATACATCAAACCCGACACGGTCATATTTGCCAAAAACCCATCGCTGGCCTATGGGCGCATTGATTCATTCTTCGAGAAGGCCAAGGAAGAATTTTCAAAGCTGAGCAAAGAAATAAAACACTCACGACCCAGTGAACTTTTTGTGACTTCAGAGCTGTTGAAAAACCAGTTGCAAGATTTCACTGTGGTTGAGTTGAATTCAGGTGAAGTAGCACCTATCGACAGGCTCAGCGTGACATTCCATACCCAACCCCAACCCGCTTTCAACAAGAAGTTCGACCTGCTCATTCAAGACCTCAACGAAAAACACGAAGCGGGCTACACCAATTACATTTTTTGCGCCTCGGAACAGCAGGCCCAGCGCTTTCATGATATTTTTGAGGAGGTTGAACAAGAGGTGCACTACAAAACGGTGGTGTTTCCCATTTACCAAGGTTTTATTGAACAAGACCTGAAAATTGCCTGCTATTCCGATCACCAAATCTTTGAGCGCTATCACAAGTTCCATCTAAAAAATGGCTATGCCAAAAAACAGGCCATCACTCTCAAAGAGCTGAACAAACTCGAAGTTGGTGACTACGTGACCCATATTGACCATGGCATCGGTAAGTTCGGTGGACTGCAAAAAATCGAAGTAGAGGGCAAACAACAAGAAGCCATCAAACTCATTTATGGCGACCGTGACATTCTGTATGTGAGCATTCATTCGCTGCACAAAATCTCAAAGTACAACGGCAAGGACGGGGCCGTGCCCAAAATCTACAAATTGGGATCTGCCGCTTGGAAAAAGCTCAAGCAAAAAACCAAGAGCCGTGTCAAAAAAATCGCCTTCGATCTGATCAAGGTCTATGCTAAACGGCGTCTGGAAAAAGGGTTCCAATACGGCCCAGACAGTTATTTGCAGCACGAACTGGAAGCCTCTTTTTTATATGAAGACACTCCCGATCAGGCAAAATCGACCGAAGACATCAAAAAAGATATGGAGAGCGAACGCCCCATGGATCGCCTCATCTGTGGCGATGTGGGCTTTGGCAAGACAGAAGTGGCCATTCGTGCGGCCTTCAAGGCCATTGACAATGGCAAACAAGTGGCCATATTGGTGCCCACCACCATTTTGGCCTTTCAGCACAACAAGACCTTCAAAGAACGTTTGGCCGATATGCCCGTGACCATCGATTACCTGAACCGCTTTCGAACCGCCAAAGAGAAACGCGACATCTTGGAGCGGCTTGAACAGGGCAAAATCGACATCATCATCGGCACCCACCAACTGGTCAACAAAAATGTACAGTTTAAGGATTTAGGACTGCTCATCGTAGATGAGGAGCAGAAATTCGGGGTATCCGTAAAGGATAAATTAAAGTCCATAAAAGAAAATGTCGATGTACTGACCCTTACGGCCACCCCCATACCCCGAACCTTGCAGTTCAGCCTGATGGCGGCCCGTGACCTATCGGTCATCAATACCCCACCCCCCAACCGCTACCCCATCGAAAGCCAAGTGATACGTTTCAACGAAGAGACCATTCGCGATGCCATTTCATATGAGATACAGCGTGGCGGTCAGGTGTTCTTCATCCACAACCGAATCGAGAACATCAAAGAGGTGGCCGGTATGGTACAACGCTTGGTGCCCGATGCCAAGATCGGTATCGGCCATGGCCAACTCGAGGGCAAAAAACTCGAACAACTCATGCTCGGTTTTATGAACGGGACCTTTGATGTGTTGGTCTCGACCTCCATCGTTGAGAATGGTCTCGATGTACCCAATGCCAATACCATTTTTATCAACAATGCCAATAATTTTGGCCTCAGCGACCTGCACCAGATGCGGGGCCGAGTGGGGCGCAGCAATAAAAAAGCTTTTTGTTATTTCATTACCCCGCCCTATGAGGTGATGACCCCCCATGCGAGAAAGCGCATCGAGGCCTTGGCCCAGTTCACCGAACTGGGCAGTGGGTTCAACATTGCCATGAAAGATCTTGAAATTCGTGGGGCCGGAGATTTGCTGGGTGGTGAACAAAGTGGGTTTATCAACGAAATCGGGTTTGAGACCTATCAAAAGATCTTGAACGAGGCCATAGAAGAATTGAAAGAAAACGAGTTCAAGGAACTGTACGATGAGGTTGAGGGCGACAAGCCCAAAACCTTTGTGAAAGACCTACAGCTCGATACCGATTTTGAGCTGCTCTTCCCCGATGACTATATCAACAACATTACCGAGCGCCTCAGCCTCTATACCGAACTGAACGAGGTAAAAGACGAGGCGGGCCTACAACGGTTTGAGACCAAACTGGTAGACCGCTTTGGCGAATTGCCCCCACACGCAGTCGATTTGTTGAACTCGGTGCGCATCAAATGGATAGCCACCCACATCGGACTAGAAAAAGTGGTGCTCAAAAAGAAAAAGTTTATCGGCTACTTTATCGCCGACCAGCAGTCTGACTTTTACCAAAGCGACACCTTTACCCGTGTCTTGCACTATGTTCAAAAACACCCGCAAAAGTGTAAACTAAAAGAAAAGCAGACCCGTAACGGACTGCGATTATTGTTGGTTTTTGATGAAATCACAAACGTGGAAAAGGCCTTTCGGGTTTTGGAGCCACTACATCAACAAAACGGGGTGGTCTCTTAG